The Vicia villosa cultivar HV-30 ecotype Madison, WI linkage group LG1, Vvil1.0, whole genome shotgun sequence genome includes a region encoding these proteins:
- the LOC131646767 gene encoding cellulose synthase-like protein D2 has product MREASSFVNVWVPSFHKHDIKSRNMESYFSLKKDTYKNKVKPDFVKVRRRLKCKYDEFKVVINGFLESIRHKSDAFHAREEIKAMKVQKQNSGDEPIEPIKIPKTWMADGPHWPGTWLNTSSKHSKGELAGIIQAMYNDFSAANIQIDIDFNAKLSGYGFVGHIAEEAFSRSSAVAGNLSVETWRKQP; this is encoded by the exons ATGCGTGAAGCTTCCAGTTTTGTTAATGTGTGGGTTCCATCCTTCCACAAGCATGATATAAAGTCTAGGAATATGGAATCATACTTCAGCTTAAAGAAAGATACTTACAAAAATAAAGTGAAACCTGATTTTGTGAAGGTTCGTAGAAGGCTGAAGTGTAAGTATGATGAGTTCAAGGTCGTAATCAATGGTTTTCTCGAGTCTATCCGTCACAAGTCAGATGCTTTTCATGCAAGAGAGGAAATCAAGGCCATGAAAGTTCAGAAACAAAACAGTGGAGATGAACCTATTGAGcctataaaaattccaaaaacatggatgGCTGATGGACCTCATTGGCCTGGGACTTGGTTGAACACTTCATCTAAGCACTCAAAGGGTGAACTTGCTGGCATCATTCAG GCAATGTATAATGATTTTTCAGCAGCGAACATACAGATTGATATAGATTTCAATGCAAAGCTTTCAGGATATGGTTTTGTTGGACATATTGCTGAGGAAGCGTTTTCAAGAAGTTCAGCT GTGGCAGGAAATCTTTCTGTGGAGACATGGAGAAAGCAGCCTTAG